In Trichoderma asperellum chromosome 1, complete sequence, a single window of DNA contains:
- a CDS encoding uncharacterized protein (EggNog:ENOG41~antiSMASH:Cluster_1.9): MTSIAPIIDISGYLAGDKSQIPKITSEIDRAFRTSGFFQLVGHGIPQSQIDGMIKQTAEFFALPDETKRKIHGKMRGYQSPELRESLSSLAKEGFFMGRHMPGRNRPIVEGNLWLKEEDAPGFRQTMEEYFAAMENLAVILLRLIALGLGLEETYFDDFAKQPEGAVLCRFHRYHPTLPEEGDDVVGLEAHADTSAVTILYQDGIGGLQVKNEKTGQFETIEPIPDAFVINLGNMFGKSFARVALS, translated from the exons ATGACTTCTATTGCCCCCATCATTGATATCTCTGGCTACCTTGCAGGCGACAAGAGCCAAATCCCCAAAATCACCTCAGAGATTGACCGTGCCTTTCGCACATCTGGCTTCTTCCAGCTTGTCGGCCATGGCATCCCTCAGTCCCAGATTGACGGCATGATCAAGCAGACAGCCGAATTCTTTGCCCTGCCTGACGAGACCAAGAGAAAGATTCACGGCAAGATGCGAGGCTACCAGTCTCCCGAGCTCCGAGAATCACTCTCGTCATTGGCTAAAGAGGGCTTCTTCATGGGCCGCCACATGCCCGGCAGAAACCGACCCATTGTGGAAGGCAACCTCTGGCTaaaggaggaagatgctcCTGGATTTAGACAAACAATGGAAGAGTATTTTGCTGCCATGGAGAACCTGGCTGTTATCTTGCTGCGACTCATTGCGCTGGGCCTGGGATTGGAGGAGACATACTTTGACGATTTCGCCAAGCAGCCAGAAG GTGCTGTTCTATGTCGGTTCCATCGATACCACCCCACTCTGCCCGAAGAAGGCGACGACGTGGTAGGCCTAGAGGCCCATGCAGATACATCTGCTGTCACCATTCTGTACCAGGACGGCA TTGGTGGACTGCAGGTCAAGAACGAGAAGACTGGCCAATTCGAGACTATTGAGCCCATCCCCGATGCTTTCGTCATCAACCTGGGCAACATGTTTGGTAAGAGTTTCGCCCGCGTTGCACTGAGCTGA
- a CDS encoding uncharacterized protein (EggNog:ENOG41~TransMembrane:12 (i73-91o139-159i166-187o193-221i233-256o262-281i336-354o374-400i412-430o436-455i467-494o506-526i)~antiSMASH:Cluster_1.9) yields the protein MRAASERAFKGQPDIELDSRSSSIRKRSLDRDGGAAHDSDSDGEGDEDLPLYEGDPLASPAAVPKAASVSARYVVIMCSLFIFMVELSMYVTDPALQMIMEDVACHDHYPDHKIGDFSGEDTRCKNADVQGTLAMSRSWMMWAAMFVPLLVQIPYGIVADNYGRRLVLFLGLLGNLLGSCWTVIVLLNPTVFSIWYLVLSAVPNLIGGGGSVIIAMVWTILTDAIAPEKRTTLFYQMHAMMLILSTIFRPIAGWMLSINPWLSMWTGLGSLAISTALTLLIPETLHLTQSSNGQHAHGHAPHFPPLGPKQSVIRTAWETARKDASRVWQLLHNSKNLYPLILGLAFYTPIHTGFEMNMLQYVTARFEWDWSKATYFMTIPKITSVIVLLVVLPAITWVINRRMHLDILTRDLYFARGSIICVVIGNALTVVSATPWLLAISLIALGFGNGLLPQVRAILASQVEAHALATVNTAIASVETMVGLIGTPALGWLLSKGIALGGFWMGLPYLATTCCAIASAVAIFMFKFLPQSAKSDEEALYDALRTEEDM from the exons ATGCGGGCCGCCTCGGAGCGAGCCTTCAAAGGCCAGCCCGACATTGAGCTcgacagcagaagcagcagcattcgcAAGCGGTCGCTGGATCGCGATGGCGGCGCCGCCCACGACTCGGATAGCGatggagagggagatgaggACCTGCCCCTGTACGAGGGCGATCCGTTGGCATCGCCGGCGGCAGTGCCCAAGGCGGCGTCGGTGTCGGCGCGATACGTCGTCATCATGTGCTCGCTGTTCATCTTCATGGTCGAGCTGAGCATGTATGTCACGGATCCGGCGCTGCAGATGATCATGGAGGATGTGGCCTGCCACGACCACTACCCGGACCACAAGATTGGTGATTTCTCGGGCGAGGACACCCGCTGCAAGAATGCCGACGTCCAGGGGACCTTGGCCATGTCCAGATCGTGGATGATGTGGGCGGCAATGTTCGTGC CTCTTCTTGTGCAGATCCCCTACGGCATCGTCGCCGACAACTATGGCCGCCGCCTGGTCCTGTTCCTGGGCCTCTTGGGCAACCTGCTCGGGTCGTGCTGGACCGTGATTGTCT TGCTCAACCCCACAGTATTTTCCATATGGTATCTTGTCCTAAGCGCTGTTCCAAACTTgattggaggcggcggctccgtcatcatcgccatggtTTGGACCATTCTCACAGACGCCATCGCGCCAGAGAAAAGAACCACTCTCTTCTATCAGATGCACGCCATGATGCTTATCCTGAGCACAATCTTCCGTCCCATTGCTGGTTGGATGCTGAGCATCAACCCCTGGCTATCCATGTGGACGGGTCTTGGTTCTCTCGCTATAAGCACCGCCCTGACCCTCCTCATCCCCGAGACTCTGCATCTCACTCAGAGCTCCAATGGACAGCATGCACACGGCCATGCGCCGCATTTCCCTCCGCTCGGACCCAAACAGAGCGTCATTCGGACGGCATGGGAGACGGCAAGAAAGGATGCTTCGCGCGTCTGGCAACTGCTTCACAACTCCAAGAACCTCTACCCTCTTATTCTTGGCTTGGCTTTCTACACCCCCATTCACACTGGATTTGAAATGAACATGCTTCAGTATGTGACAGCGAGATTTGAGTGGGACTGGTCCAAG GCAACGTACTTTATGACCATCCCCAAGATCACTTCAGTCATCGTGCTGCTTGTCGTCTTGCCCGCCATCACCTGGGTCATCAACAGGCGCATGCATCTTGACATTTTGACAAGGGACCTTTACTTTGCTCGTGGGTCTATCATCTGCGTCGTAATAGGCAACGCGCTCACAGTAGTCTCGGCAACAccctggctgctggccatctCTCTAATCGCTCTTGGCTTCGGCAACGGCCTGCTGCCGCAAGTTCGGGCTATACTCGCCTCACAAGTGGAGGCACATGCCCTGGCAACGGTCAACACGGCAATTGCATCTGTAGAAACAATGGTTGGCCTGATCGGCACGCCCGCACTAGGTTGGCTGCTAAGCAAAGGAATCGCGCTTGGCGGGTTTTGGATGGGATTGCCCTATTTGGCGACCACATGCTGTGCCATTGCCAgcgccgtcgccatcttcatGTTTAAATTTCTTCCACAGAGTGCCAAGTCTGATGAAGAGGCGCTTTACGATGCACTGAGAACTGAGGAGGACATGTAG